The region GATGTACCTGTTGCGGGTGACGTGGCCAGCAGCGCCCAGGCCGTGCCGTCACCTGTTGAAACGCCGTTGAAGACGGAAGTAGCCCAGATGTTGTCAACGGCAACCATACAGTCCAGGCCCGAAGAGAAGCCCTCGGAGGCTGCTCACAAAGCAGAAAGGCTGACCAAATCGGCGAAATCGGCGTTCATACTGCCATCGGTCAATCTGCTCAAAGAGCCAGTTCATACTCCTGAGTCAACCGAGCAGGAGCAGCAAGAGCTGCTGCGACGAGCTCAACAGTTGGCGTTGCGTTGCAGTGAATTTTCTGTGACCGGACAGGTACAGCAAATCAGTCCAGGACCAGTGGTCACTACATTTGAGTTCAAGCCTGACCCCGGCGTCAAGTATAGCCGCATTACCAGTCTGGCTGATGATTTGTGTCTGGCGCTGGAAGCCGAGCATATCCGCATAGACCGCATCGCCGGCAAGTCAACGGTTGGCATTGAGGTGCCAAACAAGCATCCTGAGATTATTTATTTGCGGGAACTGATCGAATCGCGCAAGTATCAAACGTCACGTTCCAAGCTGACCATCGCGCTGGGGAAATTGATTGACGGCAGCATTTACATCACTGATCTGGCGCGCATGCCGCATCTGCTGATTGCTGGCGCGACCGGCGCTGGCAAATCCATGACGTTGAACGCCATCATCTGCTCCTTGTTGTACAAGGCCACACCCGATGAGGTGCGGTTCATTTTGATTGACCCGAAGCGATTAGAATTGGGCCTCTATGAAGGTATTCCTCACCTGCTGACGCCGATCGTCATGGACCCCAAACGAGCGGCCAATGCGCTGAAGTGGGCTGTCAGTCAAATGGAGGATCGGTACCGGCTGCTGGCCAGCGTCGGCGTGCGCAACATTGATCAGTTTAACAAAGAAGTGCAAACCTCAGGCGGACGATTGTTGCTCAGCGATGAATCGGAGCGCGCTGAACTGAAGCCGCTGCCTTACATTGTCATCATCATTGACGAATTGGCCGATCTCATGATGGTTGCCTCCAACGACGTTGAGACCTCTATTACGCGACTGGCTCAAATGGCTCGCGCTGTCGGGATTCATCTGATCCTCACGACGCAGCGCCCCTCGGTTGACGTGATCACCGGCTTGATCAAAGCCAATTTCCCCTGCCGGATTGCCTTCCGCGTCGCCAGCAAAATAGATTCGCGGACAATCATTGACACCAATGGCGCTGAACAACTGCTGGGTCGTGGCGATATGTTGTTCTTGCCGCCGGGGACGGCACGGCTGGTCCGGGTTCACGGCGCGTATGTAGACGAGGCAGACATCAACGCAATCGTGGATTTCGTCAAGTCGCAAGCCGCGCCGGAGTATGACGAGAGCATCCTGATGTCCGAAAAAGAGCGTCAAGAGCTGGCTGAGGGTGCCAGCGGTGCGCGCGATGAGCTGTATCATGAAGCATTGAAGATCGTCGTGCAGATGGGACGCGCATCAACCTCTGTGCTACAACGCCGCTTGCGTATCGGCTATGGTCGCGCTGCCTCGATCATTGATGCGATGGAGCGCGATGGTTTTGTCGAACCGGCCAATGGCATGAAGCCGCGCGCCGTCACCAGCGCCGCGAAGGAATTTTACGCGCGGTTGATGGAGATGGAACAAGAGCAAGCAGAGTGACAACCCACAGTATTCGCGCGGGCTTGACCGTGCAATGCAGGCATCGTGTCCACTCATCCACAGAGAGACTCAACACGCTGATCGGTAAGAAGTGCGCCTGTTGATCGTGTTCGCTCACCCGCAGGTAGAGCAGCGAGCGGGCCGGTTTCAGTGGCTGCAACTGTCAACCGGGCGTCGGCTCATCAGCTCAGCCGCTTGAGCAGTCGCGCATGTTCGTCCCACATCTGAGTTGGCAGGCGGTTGCCCAGCCGCTTGAAAAACTCACCGATGGCGCCGGCTTCTTCTTTCCATGCCGCGCGATCAACGGCAAGCAGTTGTTGGAGCGTTTCTCGGGAAATATCCAGGCCTTCGCAATCGAGCGCGGCCGGCGTGGGGATATACCCTATCGGTGTTTCCACCGCCTCGCCGCGATCATTGACGCGGTCAATGATCCACTTCAGCACACGCAAATTTTCGCCGAAGCCAGGCCATAGGAATTTGCCACTCTCGTCTGTGCGGAACCAGTTCACATGGAAAATTTTTGGCATCCGCCAAGAGCGGGCGCCCATCGTCAGCCAGTGGCGTAGGTAATCGCCCATGTTATAGCCGCAGAATGGGAGCATAGCCATCGGGTCGCGTCGTACAACGCCGACGGCGCCGGTTGCTGCCGCTGTCGTTTCCGAAGCCATGCCAGCGCCGACAAACACGCCATGCTGCCAATCAAATGACTGGTACACAAGCGGTGCCAATCGAGCTCGCCGTCCGCCAAAGATGATCGCTGAAATCGGCACGCCCTGCGGGTTCTCCCATTCGGGGGATATGCTGGGGCATTGCGCCGCCGGCGCGGTGAAGCGAGCGTTGGGGTGAGCGGCTTTGCTGTTGTTGCCGGGTTTCCAAGGCTTGCCGCGCCAATCAATGGCTTGCTCTGGAGGTTCGCTCATACCTTCCCACCACGGCGTTCCATCCAGGGTCAGCGCCGTGTTGGTGAAGATCGAGTTGGATGACAGCGTCAACATGGCGTTCGGATTCGTCTTCATGCTGGTTCCCGGCGCTACGCCGAAGAATCCGGCTTCCGGATTGACAGCCCAGAGTCGTCCGTCCGCCCCAATTCGCAACCACGCAATGTCGTCACCAACTGTCCAGACTTTGTAGCCGTTGAGCGCCGCAGGTGGGATCAACATCGCCAGATTCGTTTTTCCGCAGGCGCTGGGGAACGCGCCCGTCATGTAGGTGACTTGCCCATCCGGCGCTTCGACGCCGACGATCAACATGTGTTCAGCCATCCATCCTTCGTCACGGCCTTCCACGCTGGCAATGCGCAGCGCATGACACTTCTTGGCAAGTAACGCATTGCCTCCATAGCCTGAGCCGATGCTCAGGATCAGCCTCTCATCAGGCAGGTGACAGATGTAGCGACGTTCCGGGCTCAAATCGCCCAGCGAATGCAGCCCTCTAACAAAATCGCTCGAGTTGCCCAAATGCTCCAGCGCCACCCGACCCATCCGTGTCATGATGCGCATATTGACCACGACGTAGGGACTATCCGTAATCTCCACGCCGACGCGCGCAAACGGCGAACCCACAGGCCCCATCAGATACGGCACGACATACATGGTTCGGCCTCGCATCGAACCGTCGTAGAGCTTGCAGATACGCTGGCGAACTTCCTCCGGCGACATCCAGTTGTTGGTTGGGCCAGTATCCTCTCGATGCGGCGTGCTGATGAACGTCAGATGCTCGGTCCGTGCTACATCAGTTGGGTCACTTCGGTGCAAATAGCAGTTGGGATATTTCTCATGATTGAGCGGGATCAATGTCCCGGCGTCAGTCATCTCCCGAATGAGCTTGTTGTATTCTTCGTCGGAGCCGTCACACCAATGAATGCGATCAGGATGAGTTTGTGTGGCGACCTCGTTAACCCACCGCGTGAGCGTCGTGTTTGTTGCCATGAGTAGCTCCTCTTTGAGCCGGTTATTCTAGCGAGGCCATCGAAGTTAATCAAATTGCCTGCGCCCTGGGTTCCGCTCAGGACGAGCGACGAGCAGGCGAGGCCCGCTGGGCGATTTGGCGAGTGTCCACACCGGCTTGCTACTTACCAGCCCATCCCCACGCGCGGTGGGGAGAACGATACTGTCCGATTTGGCGAGTGTCCACACCGGCTTGCTACGCGTTCAACAATCACGTTTCCAGGAAGAGTGACTCTGGGTCTTCGATGAGCTGTTTCACCCGCATGAGGAAGCGCACGGATTCCCGCCCATCCACAATACGATGATCGTAGCTGAGCGCGACATACATCATCGGGCGAATGACGACTTGCCCGTTCATCGCAATCGGCCGCTCTTCGATCTTGTGCAGGCCCAGGATGCCGACCTGTGGCGGATTCAAAATCGGTGTGCTGAGCATCGAGCCATAGACGCCGCCATTGCTGATGGTGAATGTTCCGCCGCGCAGGTCGTCGAGCGTCAGGGTTCCGTCTTCGGCTTTTTGCGCGAATCCCTTGATGGCTTTTTCGATCTCAACAATTGACATGCGGTCGGCGTCGCGAAGCACCGGCACGACCAAGCCCTCTGAAGCGCCAATCGCCACGCCGATGTCGTAGTAACGCTTCAGCACGATTTCGTCGCCTTGAATTTCAGCATTCAGTTGTGGAATCTCTTTCAACGCGCCGATCACCGCTTTGACGAAAAACGAGACGATCCCCAATCCGGTCCCGTACCGCTGTTTGAAAATTTCTTTGCGGCGGTTGCGAATATCAATGACAGCGGTCATATCCACTTCATTGAAGGTGGTCAGCATGGCCGCCGTGTGCTGAGCTTCGACCAGACGACGAGCAATCGTTTGTCGCCGGCGAGACATGCGCACACGTTCTTCCAGCGCAGAGCGATCAGTGGTCGGCGATTGAAGGGTTGGCTGTGGCTGGCGCTCGGTGGTGTGCAGTGGTGGTGGCGGCGGCGACGGCGATGGCGGCAGTCCTGCCGCGATACTCAGATTGTGCTCGTAAGCGTATCGTCGAGCAGTGGGCGTGGGACGCGCGGCAACGATGATCGGCGGCGGTGGTGATGGCCCCGCTTGTGCAGGCGGCATGGCGGCTGGCTCGGCGACAATTCTTGAGTCATCTTTCATTGGCGAGGTGAGTGAGGCAACCGGCATCTCCTCGACGATGCCGAGCACATCACCAATACGAACATCTTCGCCGGCTCGGCGCTCAATGCGGGCGAGGATGCCAGCGTGTTCCGACCCCACTTCCAGATTGACCTTATCGGTTTCCAGTTCTACGAGCGGTTCACCAGCCGCAACAGGTTCGCCCTCTTGTTTCAACCAACGAGAGACTGTGGCTTCGACAATGGATTCGCCTAGCTCAGGCACAAGGATTTGAATCGCCATAGGCTGTTCTCCATACTCAGGTCATTTTTAGCCAGACACGCTCATCTGTGCTTACACTCGAATCAAGGCGCAGTGCCTGCTGAATCAATGCCTGTTGGTTCATGATGTGCCAGGCCATCGAACCTTCCGAAGGGCTGGCGCTGGCCGGACGACCAATATACCGTAGCGGGCAACAACCTTCGATCAGCGCCAGCAGACGCGGCCTGGCGAACGTCCAAGCTCCCATATTCTCCGGCTCTTCTTGCAGCCAGACAATCTCTTCCACCTTGGCATATTGTTGTATGAGCTGGCGAAGCTCTATCGTCGGAAACGGATAAAGCTGCTCGACGCGGGCGATGGCAATGGACGCGTTGTCAGATTGTGACCGGCTGGCCATCAGGTCCACATAGACTTTTCCACTACAGAGAATCAGCCGGCGGATGCGTTCGGGTTGTTGCCGAGCGTGTGGGTCGTCAATGACCGGTTGCCACTGACCTTGCACAAAATCACGCGGGCAAGAGGCCACCAGCGGATGACGCAACAGGCTCTTGGGCGTCATCACGATCAGCGGCAGTGGGTCCGTTTCTAGCAGATGCGCCTGCCGGCGCAACAGGTGAAAATACTGCGCGGCGCTGGTACAGTTGGCCAACCGCAGATTGGTTTCGGCTGCTAGTTGGAGGAACCGTTCGATACGGCCTGAAGAATGATCCGGCCCTTGGCCTTCATACCCATGCGGCAGCAGCAAGACAAGTGATGGCGTTTGTCCCCATTTGGCTCGAGCTGAGACAATGAACTCGTCAATCACCACCTGAGCGACATTGATGAAGTCGCCGTATTGCGCTTCCCACAGCACGAGCCGCCGGGGCGCTTGCACGTTGTAACCGAACTCAAAAGCCACCGTCGCGACTTCTGACAAAGGGCTGTTGTGAACTTCAAACGCTGCGTTGGCTTGCGGCAGCGCTTGCAGCGGCACGAAGCGTTGACCAGTTTGAACGTCATAGAAGACGCAATGACGCTGACTGAATGTGCCCCGTTCGACATCCTGACCGGTCAGTCGAATCGCGATGCCATCGGCCAAAATCGTCGCAAACGCCAGTTGTTCGGCCCACGCCCATTCAATCGAGGGGGTATCCAGCTCGTCCAATAGATGGTGTCGTCGTTGCATCGCCCGCGCAATTTTCGGATGGAGCTCAAACCCCGTTGGCGCCTCCAGCAGCGAGTGGTGAAGCTGGCGCAACAGCTCCAGCGAAACGGCTGTCTCCACGCGACGCGCGGCTCCGGGTGGCGGTGGCGCCGGCTTAGGTTCGACCAGATCATGTTCAGGTTTGAGTGATTCCATCACCTGCTGAAGGGCATCCATGTGACGCCGTACCATGCTATCGGGCGTTTCCGCCGAAATCAGTTGACGTGAACGCAGCCTTTCAGCCCACTGCTGGCGAACGGTTGGATGACGAGCGATACGCTGATACATCAACGGTTGCGTGAAACTCGGCTCATCCCCTTCATTGTGGCCATGACGGCGATACCCAACGAGGTCAATGAGGAAGTCCTTGGAGAAACGCGCGCGAAAAGCGACAGCCATTCGCGCAGCCTCAATGCAGGCTTCTACGTCATCAGCATTCACATGAACGATAGGAATTTGGAACCCTTTGGCCAGATCGCTTGCGTAAAGCGTGCTGCGGCCAGACTCAGCAGGCGTTGTATAGCCCAATTGATTGTTGGCGATGATGTGAATCGTGCCGCCGGTGCTGTAGCCGGCCAGACGCGACAGATTCAACGTTTCGGCAACGACGCCCTGCCCAGGGAACGCTGCATCGCCGTGAATCAAGATAGGCAGCGTCTTCATACTATCAAATTGCGGTGCGCCCGCCGCCTCAGCCCTGGTGCCCGCCGCGCGAGCCATGCCTTGGATAACCGGGTTGACAAATTCCAGGTGGCTGGGATTCGGCGCCAGGCTGATGGTCAGATCAACCTGCTGGCCCTCGCCAATCGCCCGCCGCGCGCCTTTGTGATATTTGACATCGCCTGTCCAGCCGGCATATTCACGAATATCATGCGCGATCGGGTCTTTGAATTCGGCCAGGATTTGCCGGTAAGGTTTGTTCAAAACATGGGCCAGAACGTTTAACCGACCACGATGCGCCATGCCAATCAGGATGTGATGAATTTCCAGTTCGGCTGCCTCACCCACCAGTTCATCCAAAATCGGAATCAGCATATCCAGGCCTTCAATGGAGAAGCGCGTCTTGCCAGGGAAGACGCGGTGAAGGAATTGCTCGAAGGCTTCCACTTGTGTGAGTCGGTCAAGCAACTGAATCGGATCGAACGGATCATAAGGGGGACGAAAGCGTCTGGATTCGGTCATCTGACGAAGCCACTGGCGTTCTTCCGGGACACGCAGGTGAGCAAAATCGTATCCGCTGCTGGAGCAATAAATCTGACGCAAGGCGCGTATAGCATCGAGCGCAGTAGGCGATTGCTCACCGAGCGGGCCGTCAATAATCTGACCGGGAAGCTGTTGCAGGTCATGTTCAGTTAGGTTGTATGTTCCGAGTTCCAGCTCAGGATCGCCGCGCGGGGGACTGCCAAGCGGGTCTAGTTGAGCCGCGAGGTGGCCGAACTTGCGAATCGCTTGAGCCAGGTTGACAGCGGCCACAATTTTTTCGGGAACGGCCGCGGCCACCTGTTGCATCCCGTCGTCGGCCGGTTGCCAGTGATCGAAGACGGCGCGAATCGCCGGATCAACCGAGAGTGGATCATGACGGTATCGCTCATAAAGTTCGAGCACGTAACCGGCATTGACCCCGTGAAATTCTTTCCAGAGATTCATGGCCGATGAATCATAACGCAAACCGAATCCATGTCAAAGCGGGCCAACGACTGCGTTGTGCCATTCTTTCTGGGTTGACGCGACGGGTTCATGTTGATCGCAAGAGATGCTTGACAGCACAGCGAGATCCTACTGGCTGTCATTTGACAGCGTTCAAGCAAAATAGTATGTTCACTGCCTATCGGCATATCACAGGATTATTGGCTGTGCAATGGAACCAGACTTCAAGAGAAGCAGGACGTGATATATGTTGAGGGTTCATAATACACTGACGGGAAAACTCGAAGAATTTAAACCGCTGGACGGGCACACAGTGCGCATGTATTCATGCGGATTGACTGTCTATGATTATGGCCACATCGGTAATTTCCGCACGTTCGTCTCCGTGGACGTTCTACGGCGGTATTTGAAATACAAGGGCTACAAGCTCATCCACGTGATGAATTATACCGATGTGGATGATAATACGATCAACCGCGCACACCGCGAAGGCGTCTCGCTACGCGAGTTGACCGAGCGATATATTGAAGCGTTCCTTCAAGACATGAAGACGCTCAACCTGGAGCAGCCGGAGATCATGCCGCGCGCCACAGAGCATATTCCTGAAATGGTGGAGCTGGTCAAACGGCTGCAAGCGAACGGTCACACCTACACCGCCGACGGCTCAGTTTATTATCGTATCGCCACATTTCCTGAATACGGGAAACTCTCCAAGATCAACCTGGCCGGCAATCGGCCTGGGGCGCGCATTGATGCCGATAAGTATGACAAGGAAGACGCTCGCGATTTTGTGCTGTGGAAAGCGCGCAAGGAAGAGTATGAAGCTTACTGGGAGACGGAGATTGGCGTTGGGCGACCCGGCTGGCATCTGGAGTGCTCGGCCATGTCCATGAAATATCTGGGCGAGACGTTTGATATTCACTGCGGCGGCGTTGATCTGATCTTTCCGCACCACGAGAACGAAATTGCCCAAAGCGAGGGCGCCACGGGACAGCCTTTTGTGCGGTACTGGTTGCATACCGAATTCCTCCAAGTTGAGGGCGAGAAGATGTCCAAGTCGCTGGGCAATTTTTATACGGTGCGCGATTTGGTTGATCGTGGGTTTGATCCGATGGCCATCCGCTACGCGCTGTTGTCGGTGCCATACCGTAAGCAACTGAATTTCACTTTTGACGGACTCCGCGCAGCCGAGAATACGCTGCGGAGTCTGCGCGATTTCCGCTGGGCCTTGCGGCAGGCGCACTGCCAGCCCGGTTCGCACCCGGCTATCGCGGCAGCCGTCCAGAAAGCGCAGGATGACTTCGAGGCCGGCATGGATGATGATTTGAACACGGCGCAGGCGCTGGCGGCCATTCATAAGCTGGTGCGCGATGTGAACATTGTGCTGACGCGAGGCGAACTGCGCGATGATGATCGCCACGCCGTCCTTCAGGCGCTCGACCGCTTCGATACAGTGCTGGGTGTGCTCGGAGAGGAGCAGGCGCAGATGCTTGACAGCGAGATCGAGGCCTTGCTACGAGAACGCGCGCAGGCCCGCGCCGCCCGTGATTTCGCTCGCGCCGATCAAATCCGCGATTTGCTGACGGCGCGCGGCATCATCCTCGAAGACACCAAACAAGGCACGCGGTGGAAGCGCAAATAGATGAACAAGTGGCTTTGGCTTGGACTCAAAATGGTGGTCAGCGCGGCCCTGCTCTTCGTGGTGCTGCGCCGCGTGGAAGCAGCTCAACTGCGAGCCATTTTGCATCAAGCGCACGTCGGTTACTTGGCCATCGCCGTCGGGCTTTATTGCCTGGGGCAACTGATGTGCGCGTATCGTTGGAAAATCCTGATGCAGCCGGTTGGACTGAACCTCTCATACGGACAAGCGGCGAGCTTGTACTTTCTTGGTATGTTCTTCAACCTATTCTTCCCAACGATGGTTGGCGGCGACGTGGTGAAAGTCTATTACGTAACGCGGGAAGGCAGCGATGTGCCGCGAGCCACCGCCAGCGTGTTGATGGACCGTATCAGCGGGCTCTGTGCGCTGCTTTTGTTGGCGGTCGTAGTGGCTGGCGTCGCTGACGTGCGCTTCCTGCAGACGCCGCTATTGCCGCCCTTGCTGGGAATCTTTTTGTTGTTTGGTGCAGCCACCTTCACGTTGTTTCACGAACCGGCCTATCGGTGGCTTGCCAGTCTGTTTGAACGGTGGCGCGTGCGCAGGCTGGTGAACTTGACCGAGCAATTTCATCAAGCGTTCGCTTCGTATCGGCAATCGGTCGCTCCCGTCATCTTCGCCGTCGTGCTATCGCTGGTGTTTGATGTGGCGCTGATCAGTTTTGCTTATGTGGCCGCAGCGGCCATCGGCTGGCCGGTCGCGTTCAAGTATTTTTGTGTGTTCATTCCACTGATCGCCTTGATTGGCATGATTCCCATCACAGTGTATGGATTTGGCCTGCGTGAGTATTCATTCGTCTTCTTTTTCTCGCAGGTTGGCATGTCACAGGAGGCGAGTTTGCTACTGGCATTTCTGTTTTTCTTCATCGTTGTTGTAGCCAGTTTGCCGGGAGCTATCATTTACGTGGTTTACCGTACAAGTGGCGCAGCTTTGCCGATACCAAAGACACCTCACACAGAACCCTCGAACCATTGCTTGCCTGCCACACCGATGTACGATAACATTGCTTCCCACCAACAGGAGCGATCATGAAAGTAGTGGTTGCTAGCGACCATGCCGGTTATGAAGTCAAAGAGAAGATCAAGAAAATTCTCGACGACATGAACCTCACTTATGAAGACCTTGGAACGGATTCAACTGAGGCCGTAGATTATCCCGATTTCGCTGCGCGTGTGGCCACGGCAGTATCTGAAGGTCAGGCCGACCGCGGCGTACTCGTGTGTGGCACCGGTATCGGTGTATCCATTGCAGCCAATAAGTATCGCGGCGTGCGAGCTGCTCTGTGCCACAATGCCGAAACGGCGCGATTGAGCCGTGAGCACAACGACGCCAACGTGCTGGCCGTAGGCGCACGAACGACCCCGTTGGAAGACATTGACGCGGCGGTTCGTACATTTTTCACTACTGAATTTGCCGGCGGTCGCCATGCCCGCCGTGTGGAGAAGATCAATCAAATTGAAGAGAACAACGGATTGTCCACAAACGCGGAGAACATGTCATGAACGAGAGATTCAATCGCCCACTGTGTGAAGTTGACCCCGAAGTCTACCGGGCCATTCAACAAGAAATACGGCGGCAAGCCGGCGGCCTGGAATTGATCGCTTCGGAAAATTTCGTCAGCGAAGCCGTGCTCGAAGCAATGGGTTCGGTCTTCACCAACAAGTATGCCGAAGGGTATCCAGGCCGACGCTACTACGGCGGCTGTGAATTTTCCGACGTGGTCGAATCACTGGCGATTGAGCGAGCCAAGCGACTGTTTGGCGCTGAACACGTCAATGTTCAACCATACTCAGGTTCACAAGCGAACATGGCGGTCTACCTGACCGTGTTGAAGCCCGGCGATACGATCATGGGAATGAATCTGTCGCATGGCGGCCACCTGACACATGGGCACCAACTGAATTTCTCCGGCAAATACTTTAACGTGATCCCGTACGGCGTCGACAGAGAGACCGAAAGAATTGACTTCAATGAATTGGCGCGGCTGGCTCACCAACATAAACCGAAAATGATCGTCTGCGGCGCGAGCGCCTATCCACGTGTGATTGACTTTGCCCGCATTGCTGAAATTGCCAAGGAGGTTGGGGCAGTGGTTATGGCCGACATCGCGCACATTGCCGGATTAGTGGCTGCCGGCTACCATCCCAGTCCGATTCCCTATTGCGAGTTTGTGACCACAACAACGCATAAGACGCTTCGCGGCCCACGCGCCGGCATGATCATGTGCAAAGAAGCTTACGCCAAGGAACTGGACCGCGTCGTCTTTCCCGGCATTCAAGGTGGGCCGCACGTTCACATCATGGCTGCCAAGGCGGTCGCGTTCAAAGAAGCGTTGCGTCCGGAGTTCAACGATTACCAAGCCCAAATCATCAAAAACGCGCAAACACTAGCTGAGGAACTGGCCCGCGCCGGTTATCGAATCGTTTCCGGCGGCACCGACAATCACCTCTTGTTAGTAGATGTTTTCTCCAAAGGCATCACCGGCAAAGCGGCTGAAAAAGCGTTGGACGCCGCCGGTATCACGGTCAACAAGAACACTATTCCATTTGACACCAATCCGCCGCTTGTGGCCAGTGGCATTCGGTTGGGAACGCCCGCGCTGACGACGCGTGGCATGAAAGAGCCGGAGATGCGC is a window of Blastocatellia bacterium DNA encoding:
- a CDS encoding DNA translocase FtsK 4TM domain-containing protein gives rise to the protein MARSAVKLSPSQPTPPSATSHRRADELVGIGLLVMSLALLLSLISFNPQDAAWNVAAPAHQTSNWIGKAGAYVADVVLQTCGLTAYLLPLFFLYLGWLKLRSRDVRAVMTRSLGWMACCLSLAALLALFFPSTFVFENIRVGGLLGLLVATGLASYLNTVGAALVLVTALLLMLIVTANISFVEQVDRLLPRLSQLVRRWKLPTLSPSTWQTLTEQVEHELLLDESLDSAVSPPRVRTEQSPSERTKPAQAASPPIVPSGAAKASTPQTKSATPSPAADVPVAGDVASSAQAVPSPVETPLKTEVAQMLSTATIQSRPEEKPSEAAHKAERLTKSAKSAFILPSVNLLKEPVHTPESTEQEQQELLRRAQQLALRCSEFSVTGQVQQISPGPVVTTFEFKPDPGVKYSRITSLADDLCLALEAEHIRIDRIAGKSTVGIEVPNKHPEIIYLRELIESRKYQTSRSKLTIALGKLIDGSIYITDLARMPHLLIAGATGAGKSMTLNAIICSLLYKATPDEVRFILIDPKRLELGLYEGIPHLLTPIVMDPKRAANALKWAVSQMEDRYRLLASVGVRNIDQFNKEVQTSGGRLLLSDESERAELKPLPYIVIIIDELADLMMVASNDVETSITRLAQMARAVGIHLILTTQRPSVDVITGLIKANFPCRIAFRVASKIDSRTIIDTNGAEQLLGRGDMLFLPPGTARLVRVHGAYVDEADINAIVDFVKSQAAPEYDESILMSEKERQELAEGASGARDELYHEALKIVVQMGRASTSVLQRRLRIGYGRAASIIDAMERDGFVEPANGMKPRAVTSAAKEFYARLMEMEQEQAE
- a CDS encoding phosphoenolpyruvate carboxykinase (GTP), which gives rise to MATNTTLTRWVNEVATQTHPDRIHWCDGSDEEYNKLIREMTDAGTLIPLNHEKYPNCYLHRSDPTDVARTEHLTFISTPHREDTGPTNNWMSPEEVRQRICKLYDGSMRGRTMYVVPYLMGPVGSPFARVGVEITDSPYVVVNMRIMTRMGRVALEHLGNSSDFVRGLHSLGDLSPERRYICHLPDERLILSIGSGYGGNALLAKKCHALRIASVEGRDEGWMAEHMLIVGVEAPDGQVTYMTGAFPSACGKTNLAMLIPPAALNGYKVWTVGDDIAWLRIGADGRLWAVNPEAGFFGVAPGTSMKTNPNAMLTLSSNSIFTNTALTLDGTPWWEGMSEPPEQAIDWRGKPWKPGNNSKAAHPNARFTAPAAQCPSISPEWENPQGVPISAIIFGGRRARLAPLVYQSFDWQHGVFVGAGMASETTAAATGAVGVVRRDPMAMLPFCGYNMGDYLRHWLTMGARSWRMPKIFHVNWFRTDESGKFLWPGFGENLRVLKWIIDRVNDRGEAVETPIGYIPTPAALDCEGLDISRETLQQLLAVDRAAWKEEAGAIGEFFKRLGNRLPTQMWDEHARLLKRLS
- the sucB gene encoding dihydrolipoyllysine-residue succinyltransferase, with the translated sequence MAIQILVPELGESIVEATVSRWLKQEGEPVAAGEPLVELETDKVNLEVGSEHAGILARIERRAGEDVRIGDVLGIVEEMPVASLTSPMKDDSRIVAEPAAMPPAQAGPSPPPPIIVAARPTPTARRYAYEHNLSIAAGLPPSPSPPPPPLHTTERQPQPTLQSPTTDRSALEERVRMSRRRQTIARRLVEAQHTAAMLTTFNEVDMTAVIDIRNRRKEIFKQRYGTGLGIVSFFVKAVIGALKEIPQLNAEIQGDEIVLKRYYDIGVAIGASEGLVVPVLRDADRMSIVEIEKAIKGFAQKAEDGTLTLDDLRGGTFTISNGGVYGSMLSTPILNPPQVGILGLHKIEERPIAMNGQVVIRPMMYVALSYDHRIVDGRESVRFLMRVKQLIEDPESLFLET
- a CDS encoding 2-oxoglutarate dehydrogenase E1 component, which translates into the protein MNLWKEFHGVNAGYVLELYERYRHDPLSVDPAIRAVFDHWQPADDGMQQVAAAVPEKIVAAVNLAQAIRKFGHLAAQLDPLGSPPRGDPELELGTYNLTEHDLQQLPGQIIDGPLGEQSPTALDAIRALRQIYCSSSGYDFAHLRVPEERQWLRQMTESRRFRPPYDPFDPIQLLDRLTQVEAFEQFLHRVFPGKTRFSIEGLDMLIPILDELVGEAAELEIHHILIGMAHRGRLNVLAHVLNKPYRQILAEFKDPIAHDIREYAGWTGDVKYHKGARRAIGEGQQVDLTISLAPNPSHLEFVNPVIQGMARAAGTRAEAAGAPQFDSMKTLPILIHGDAAFPGQGVVAETLNLSRLAGYSTGGTIHIIANNQLGYTTPAESGRSTLYASDLAKGFQIPIVHVNADDVEACIEAARMAVAFRARFSKDFLIDLVGYRRHGHNEGDEPSFTQPLMYQRIARHPTVRQQWAERLRSRQLISAETPDSMVRRHMDALQQVMESLKPEHDLVEPKPAPPPPGAARRVETAVSLELLRQLHHSLLEAPTGFELHPKIARAMQRRHHLLDELDTPSIEWAWAEQLAFATILADGIAIRLTGQDVERGTFSQRHCVFYDVQTGQRFVPLQALPQANAAFEVHNSPLSEVATVAFEFGYNVQAPRRLVLWEAQYGDFINVAQVVIDEFIVSARAKWGQTPSLVLLLPHGYEGQGPDHSSGRIERFLQLAAETNLRLANCTSAAQYFHLLRRQAHLLETDPLPLIVMTPKSLLRHPLVASCPRDFVQGQWQPVIDDPHARQQPERIRRLILCSGKVYVDLMASRSQSDNASIAIARVEQLYPFPTIELRQLIQQYAKVEEIVWLQEEPENMGAWTFARPRLLALIEGCCPLRYIGRPASASPSEGSMAWHIMNQQALIQQALRLDSSVSTDERVWLKMT
- the cysS gene encoding cysteine--tRNA ligase; the encoded protein is MLRVHNTLTGKLEEFKPLDGHTVRMYSCGLTVYDYGHIGNFRTFVSVDVLRRYLKYKGYKLIHVMNYTDVDDNTINRAHREGVSLRELTERYIEAFLQDMKTLNLEQPEIMPRATEHIPEMVELVKRLQANGHTYTADGSVYYRIATFPEYGKLSKINLAGNRPGARIDADKYDKEDARDFVLWKARKEEYEAYWETEIGVGRPGWHLECSAMSMKYLGETFDIHCGGVDLIFPHHENEIAQSEGATGQPFVRYWLHTEFLQVEGEKMSKSLGNFYTVRDLVDRGFDPMAIRYALLSVPYRKQLNFTFDGLRAAENTLRSLRDFRWALRQAHCQPGSHPAIAAAVQKAQDDFEAGMDDDLNTAQALAAIHKLVRDVNIVLTRGELRDDDRHAVLQALDRFDTVLGVLGEEQAQMLDSEIEALLRERAQARAARDFARADQIRDLLTARGIILEDTKQGTRWKRK